TCTTTTCTTGCTCAGCTTCTGTGTTAATGGCTCTGTCCACTTTGAGATACACCTTAAGGTTCTCGTTCACTGTCTCAACTGCAGATCCAGATGGGGCTGCGTGTTCTCCTTTTAACAGAACCTATACCAAAATCACTCagaaaagaaacacaaaaaaagTAGAGAAACCATAACCAAAGGTGGACTTGTCTTACCTCTAACGACGATAGATTTGCAAGTGTTCTAATATCTAACTCGTGAGATTTTACAATTTCAGATGTTACGTTGTTTTCACACAGAGCAAAGGCCGGTAACCTGAGACAAAAAATGTAAACAACGAATGCAGGATGGTTATAAAAATGTCTCCAAGTGTTGCTCGAATGGGACATTTAATTAAGATACTCAGACCTTTCATTTTTCTGTTTCTCTAGCAACTCTGCACGGAGTGCTCTCAGGCACTTCACGCTCGCTAGAACGGTTTCCATTTCGGTCTCCACTTTTTCATTTGTCCAATTCTGAGCTCACGACATCAAACATCAgaagaaaagagttttaaaaaccGAATAAACAATGAGAGAAAAGTCACTAAGAAGATCTTACAAACCTCTATAGCAGAGGGGTAATCACATATCATGATAGACGCTTTTCTTTCAGAGTTTTTGGGTGAAGGCAGACGTTGCCATAGCTCTTCAGTAACAAAAGGCATCAGAGGGTGAAGCAGTCTCAAGCCAGTCTCCAACGATACCCAGAGAGCATGCTGTGCATGAGCCCTCTCTGAAGCAAACGCTGGATTGTCACCAGCAAAGTAAGGCTTGATAGCTTCAATGTACACATCACAGAACTGATATTGCCACCATGCATATACTGTGTTGGCTGCATCCGAGAACTCAAATGCGTTCAGTGAATCCACCGTCTTTGATATTGCTTTATTTAGTACAGAGAGAATCCATTGGCAGCTGAATGGCATCGTTTCGGGGATTAGAGTCAGCGGAGGGGAATAAGCATCGCCAAGCCTCATCATCGCGAATCTGACAGCGTTCCAAAGCTTGTTACACCATTGACGGTAACCAACCACTCGGAGGATGTCCAAGTTTATTTTGTCAGACTATAAAAACAAGCAAGAGTAGAGCAATATTCTTAGTTTACAAGACAACAAACTGAAGGAGCAAATAAGAGGTTGTGAGGCTGCGTGCAATGGGTAGTAGTACCTGAGCAGTGTAAGAGACGAGTGCAAACCGAAGAGCATCCGCACCACATTCGGAAATACCATTTGGGAAGTCCTTCACTTGTCCTTCTTTGGCAACAACCAGCTCTTTCGGATCCAAGTTACCCTCTTCTAATTTCTTGTGAAGACCATCAAGAGTTACCCCGTTTATTACTTCAAGCGGATCAATGACGTTTCCAAGAGATTTTGACATCTTACGCCCATGTGCATCACGTATCATAGGATGCAAATAAACCTACAGAAAGCACAACAAGTACGTTTAGGTACGGCAGGTCATAAGATAAGACTTGGCATCGAAAAGGACTGGTAAGAAGGGATCATACCTTACTGAATGGAACGTCACCACCTAGTTTCATTCCCATCATAACCATACGAGCAACCCAGAAAAAGAGAATATCATGCCCAGTTTCTAGGACAGATGTCGGATAGAAGGCTTTGAAGTCATCAGTTTCATCAGGCCATCCCAGAACAGATAACGGAAAGAGCCCAGAAGAGAACCACGTATCAAGCACATCAAAATCTTGGGTGAGTTCAAACTTCTTCCCAGAAAACTTTTCAGCAGCCTCTTTTCGAGCTTCTTCCTCGGTTCTTGCAACAACCCAATGGTCACTGTACGCACCGACCTCCTTGCGCTCATCTTCCTCTAGTGTTGCGTACCATGCTGGAATCCGGTGGCCCCACCAAAGCTGTCTTGAAATACACCAGTCACGTATGTTCTCTAGCCATCTGTTAAGGTCCATTGACATTATTAATAGATGGTGTAATGATAGAACAATAGagaaaatgataaatgaaaGAAACCTTCTCCACTCTGCCGTGTACTGCTTTGGTATAAACTCGAGCTTCTTGTTTTCATCAGTGATGGCAACATCGAGAGCCTCCTTTGCAATCGTGCTGCAATTGACGTACCATTGAGGCTTAATCATAGGCTCAATGACATCACCGGTTCTTTGGCAAAGTCCAAGCCTCATTTCATTGTTTTGGGCACCTCGGTAGAGCCCCTGGAATATATACAATGAAAGAAGAAACAGTTAAGGTAAGATATGAAAGACACCTACAAGCAACCACCCTCGGCAACAATATCTTCTCAAATGAAGAATCAAGTTGCTATGATTTGTTACGTGAAGTATTAGTGAATTACCTTATTCTTCAGAGCTTCAACAACTGCCTCACGCGCTGCAAAGCGTGGCATCCCTGTGAAGTCAGAACCGCCGTTTGTGTTGATCATTCCATCATCCGttaatatgtttataaattCAAGATTGTGACGCTTTCCGACCTCACAATCATTGGGGTCATGGGCTGGAGTGATCTACAAAAGAAGAATAACGCAACTTTACCGCAAGAAAATCAACTAATAGAAGCAGAAACGAagcatcaaaatatataagagcGAGCATGTACCTTAACACAACCAGTACCAAAGTTTGGATCAACGAGTATTCCATCGCAGATAATTGGTAACTTCCGTCCATTTAATGGGTGCACAGCGAATTTCCCATGAAGATGCGTGTATCTTACATCATCAGGATGAATAGCAATGGCAGTATCCCCAAGCATTGTTTCCACCCTAGTAGTGGCAACGACAACCTCGCCCAAGCCTCCCTCCAGAGGGTAAGCAAATGAAGTAAGAAGACCAAATTCTACTGGCTTCTCATAGCCAGGAACTTTTAATAGCGTTTTTTCTTTGATATCGATATGCTCAACCTACAGAAATAGACACACTCCGCATAAAAAAGGATGCCGTCTATTAACCATAGTCTAACAGTTGTTGGCTTACCTCAACGTCAGATACGGCTGTTTTCAAAACACAGTCCCAATTAACAAGTCGAACATCCCTGCACAAGTTCACATGTGCTTTCAATCAATAAAGTAAATGATAAGGTAAAAGAGTACTACTCCTAGTCTTTTTATGTTCCTGTTTCCAAGTACTTTTTTTTACAAAGGGAATTCTATAGCCTCAAAGAACAAAGCAGACTTAACAAACCTATAGATAAGCCCTTCCTTGTATAACCGTACAAAGCCCTCAGTGACAGCTTTTGATCTTTGCTCGTCCATTGTAAAACACTACAGAATACAGGCAGAATATAGTAAATAATAACATTGTCAATTTTCCATAACATTTGACCAACAAAGGTCGGTTCAGCGAATTTTACCTCACGAGACCAATCAAGAGAAGCTCCTAGACGCCGTAGTTGTGTTAGAATCGTGCTACCATGTTGGTTCTTCCACTTCCACACCTTTTACATGATCATAAAGGAACCACAAATGATTTTTTAGCAATGCAAAATGGAAAATGATTCGTGAgcgtaattttattttcaacttACTTCATTTATGAATTCTTCACGGCCAACGTCATGCCTAGTCAATCCTCTTTCACGCATGAGCTTTTTCTCAACCACAACCTAGAACGTACATCCAATCAAATAACATAAAACAGTGTGCAACATATAAATATTCTACAACCATGAAAAGGAAGATTTTTACTCTATAGGCTAAACTTATAGTAATTTGAGACAAGAGATAAGGTGAAAACAATGACAGTAATGGCGAACCTGTGTAGCTATACCAGCATGGTCCATCCCGGGCACCCACAGAGCATTATAACCAGACATTCTCTTCCAACGAATAATCGTATCCTGCATCAGATAATTTCATGTCGCTGATCACCAGGAAGAACAATAAACAGAGAAATAGCACCAATATGTTTAGCGAAAACGAAACCTCAATGGCAGATGTCAGGGCATGGCCAATATGCAAGGCTCCAGTCACATTTGGAGGAGGAAGAACCTGCAAAATCAACAATAGCCAATAGGATTAAAGAAACCCTTAAAACTAAAAGAATTCAGGACTGTAACTAATAATCTTCAAATGCTCAAGACTTTCTTAACTGACTTTCGTAGGACGATTTAAAGAAGACAGTAAAAACAAGGTCCAATTCAGAATGAACATGAACTCAAGAATTAAATGAGGCCTTACAATAACAAACGGTGGCTTGGAACTCTTAGCATCCGCCTTAAAGAAGTCAGAACTCTCCCACCAAGCATACCAACTGACACGAAATCAGAGTATAACACAAAGATTATCTAGAGTTGTTTTGTGGGATTAATGAACACAAAGCTCAAAGCTCTACACACTTACGATTTCTCAACGGCGGCAGGACTGTACTGTTTAGCCATCTGTGAAGAGAGCCTTTTCCTCTCACCAAGAGGAGTTTCAGGGTCCACAAAATCCGCAGGATTCTCTTCGATTGCATCCCGTTTGGAACTCTTCTTTGTGCTCTTTTTAGGGGCAGTAGTTCCATCTTTCGCCTGCTTTGCCTAATAATACCACAAGCACGCACCATGATAAACGAATTCATTATTCCCATGTTCCAGGGGAAAACAAAGTATGTGGCTTTCCTCAGAGGTTACCTTGAGTTCTGCAAGCTTTGCTTTCTCCGCAGCTTTttgcttcttcaactccttTTCTCTAGCCTATTAAAATGTtctttaaaatatcattttcaaggTTGATATTAAAGGGGAAAGATGGTTGATCTAACTTTCTTATCTGAAGAAACAAGCCATTCTATCTACATATCTAACTTCTCATCAATTCCGCTTTTCGAATGAGCAAGCAATACTTGTTTATGTGAGAACATTGCTCAACACGGCCAATTGCATCACTATCTAATAATCTCTCTAAGGATCTCTTTGATTCGAATTGTTAAATTTCTTGTAATCAAGCTGCACGAGAGCAACATAAACAAGGCTGATTCTAGCTTTATCAcaactgtaaaaaaaaagattaagaagTCAAACCTTctcatccttcttcttctttctctcaagCTCCTCCTCTGTAACGATCTTCTTCTCTGCTTCGGACTGCAAATCCACAAAACAAACGTTAGATTCTCTGAGCTTAAACAACGGCATAAACAATTCAGAATCATCCGTACCATTATTCTCGAACCGTGAAACGAACGACGTAGTAGATTTGTAAGCCTCGGAGATGCGACGCTGGCCTGAGAAGGAGATGTAAATAACGGCTTGGCTCTTCTGAGGAAGAGCAGTGACATAGACCAAAGAGAAAACGAACCTGCTAGGGcttattgaaatgtttttttttttttattattgacgCTAATACAACAAAGAAAAATAGAGATTTGGGTTAGTAAAACGGGGCGTTTAGGCCCAGTGGGCTAGGAATTACAATTGACTTTTTCAGACTTGTCTacatttgattttatatttgtcTAACGTAAGTTTGACATATTTGTGTAACGTCGATTTGCTGGGAGCAGAACACAAGCAAGCAACACACGAGAAGACAGAGTCCATGTGTTTGGAATTCTTCTCTCATGTCATTTGTAGATTGTGAAAATTCCTCAAGGCAACTTTTAATGTGGACATAACTTTACTTGTATAGTATTGAAAGCAATGGGTCCAAGTCATAGCAACGGCCAAAATTTTCAACTGAAGATGAACATGAGCATCAATCATGGCCGTTTGATTCACCATAATTACCGATCTCGAACCGTCCGACGAGCAACTCTACGTACAAATACACATGCAACGATAAATATAGCACTATCTTTTATAAAGACAAAAGCTCTCTTAATATGTACTAGGTAATATTCTGCGCTTTACGCGGAATTTGATTattagttttgtaattttttaataaagagacattaaatctgtttaatctgaatattggttcggttttaagttgttttttttttgtttttaatctcctaaaatatagctataattctaaatcaatatttattttcgtttgttcggttaaaatcgttgatgtttttggtttttcctGTGATagccaaaaattattattactatttgtTTGGTTTCAGGTTATATAGATTTTAGATAGTTATGGTGccgaaccaatggtttcatattatagtttctaaacatataatagtaaaagaaaaggaaaataaaattattaagacaaatcatttcactaaaATTTAGTAGACAGTAAAAAaagctttaaaaatatatatatatttcaacttCCAAGAGAATTATATACTTCAGTTGTAgtgaatatttagttatataggTGTTGTGTGTATgtaaagtatataaaagtagttggtaaatatataaagatactgttaatcaataataaatgacatttttattcaaaataatacataaaagataaaattcttaaaataaaattaattaaaaataaaataagcctAGACATTAGTGAATTTTCTTTCatataaagaatataaaattgtatccgtaaatagggATGGACATGGATCCAATATCCGGATATTTGGAAGTATTAGTGTCGATTCGATCCGTAGCCACCCCGGATATCcgaaattttttagaattttcacgAATATCTGActtgatccgtaaataaaataaaaattataaaaaaaaatataaaaataatattaaataataatatttctttataaaaataaattattatttaactttttaaattctgatacctaatataataaatttaatacataaaatattgtaaaaattatataaactataatatatttataacttatatatatatatatatataatttttaatatgtgtatatatatatatatgcatataacggatCGAATCGGTTATACAttcctaaaaatattagtattttttatttgcttcatttttttatagatattgcattttagtatttgatttgtttcgtagtgttacggatatccagattatttggttcgaatcaaaacggataacgaatcgaaacaaaaatttacaaatattttgccCAGCCTATCcgtaaataagaaaaataatatatgtataactgGACTTTCGATTCATTATTCGTTTTGATTCGAATCGAAAAATCTAGATAGTGTGAATTTTATTAGAACCTTACAtgtgaattttatatttaaaacaaaacgtaaagtacatagtgtgaacacatttatgtaAAGTTTGGCTGAGAAACTTTCTACACGTGACACGTTAACGTGTTCATTCTCAAATCCCTGTGAGGTTGTCAAGTGTCTATATAGTGTtaacgcatttattacaatgtttctcatttaatatataatggaTTTGTTTATGAATGTATAATTTACAAAGAGGTGTTCAACTGAAGTGATATATGGCAATTATTTAATGTTTGGGATCTTGTGGTCGAGTGTAAAAGGACATAATTGATACGTTAACACGTTTTAGGTTCGATCAATCTGCTGCACGAAACTAAGTCACATCTTTCCTGAGCAACTACATGAATATGAACTTTTGCTTTTGG
This region of Brassica napus cultivar Da-Ae chromosome C5, Da-Ae, whole genome shotgun sequence genomic DNA includes:
- the LOC106401220 gene encoding valine--tRNA ligase, mitochondrial 1-like, which codes for MSLLFLRRAKPLFTSPSQASVASPRLTNLLRRSFHGSRIMSEAEKKIVTEEELERKKKKDEKAREKELKKQKAAEKAKLAELKAKQAKDGTTAPKKSTKKSSKRDAIEENPADFVDPETPLGERKRLSSQMAKQYSPAAVEKSWYAWWESSDFFKADAKSSKPPFVIVLPPPNVTGALHIGHALTSAIEDTIIRWKRMSGYNALWVPGMDHAGIATQVVVEKKLMRERGLTRHDVGREEFINEVWKWKNQHGSTILTQLRRLGASLDWSRECFTMDEQRSKAVTEGFVRLYKEGLIYRDVRLVNWDCVLKTAVSDVEVEHIDIKEKTLLKVPGYEKPVEFGLLTSFAYPLEGGLGEVVVATTRVETMLGDTAIAIHPDDVRYTHLHGKFAVHPLNGRKLPIICDGILVDPNFGTGCVKITPAHDPNDCEVGKRHNLEFINILTDDGMINTNGGSDFTGMPRFAAREAVVEALKNKGLYRGAQNNEMRLGLCQRTGDVIEPMIKPQWYVNCSTIAKEALDVAITDENKKLEFIPKQYTAEWRRWLENIRDWCISRQLWWGHRIPAWYATLEEDERKEVGAYSDHWVVARTEEEARKEAAEKFSGKKFELTQDFDVLDTWFSSGLFPLSVLGWPDETDDFKAFYPTSVLETGHDILFFWVARMVMMGMKLGGDVPFSKVYLHPMIRDAHGRKMSKSLGNVIDPLEVINGVTLDGLHKKLEEGNLDPKELVVAKEGQVKDFPNGISECGADALRFALVSYTAQSDKINLDILRVVGYRQWCNKLWNAVRFAMMRLGDAYSPPLTLIPETMPFSCQWILSVLNKAISKTVDSLNAFEFSDAANTVYAWWQYQFCDVYIEAIKPYFAGDNPAFASERAHAQHALWVSLETGLRLLHPLMPFVTEELWQRLPSPKNSERKASIMICDYPSAIENWTNEKVETEMETVLASVKCLRALRAELLEKQKNERLPAFALCENNVTSEIVKSHELDIRTLANLSSLEVLLKGEHAAPSGSAVETVNENLKVYLKVDRAINTEAEQEKIRNKIDELQKQKEKLQKMMSVSGYEEKVPANIKEDNATKLAKILQEFDFFENESARLVAETETSGNQQTEQKK